A single genomic interval of Spinacia oleracea cultivar Varoflay chromosome 6, BTI_SOV_V1, whole genome shotgun sequence harbors:
- the LOC110794908 gene encoding early light-induced protein 1, chloroplastic-like, with the protein MAMSMQVQALLSNSVGAFTNGTSKAYPLGFNPRMAKRVNFGVKCMAEEKAGGEPKLDSGVPKPNPTVSSPTPIPTPRPQPKKVSTNFRDLFAFSGPAPERINGRLAMIGFVAAIAVELSNGTDLFTQISDGGSQWFLGTSILLSVASLVPLLQGSRAEAKTQGLMNANAELWNGRIAMLGLVALAVTEIVKGGALV; encoded by the exons ATGGCAATGTCTATGCAAGTACAAGCCCTTCTTTCCAACTCTGTTGGTGCCTTCACTAATGGCACCTCCAAGGCGTATCCACTAGGGTTTAATCCTCGGATGGCAAAACGTGTCAATTTTGGTGTTAAGTGTATGGCGGAGGAGAAGGCTGGAGGTGAACCCAAGCTTGACTCCGGTGTACCCAAACCGAACCCTACTGTATCTTCACCCACCCCTATTCCAACTCCTAGGCCTCAACCAAAGAAG GTAAGCACAAACTTCAGAGACTTGTTCGCCTTTAGTGGCCCTGCACCGGAAAGGATCAACGGGCGCCTAGCAATGATCGGGTTCGTGGCCGCAATAGCCGTAGAGCTATCTAATGGCACAGACCTATTTACTCAAATATCCGACGGTGGATCACAATGGTTCCTAGGAACAAGCATCCTTCTTTCAGTAGCATCATTAGTGCCATTGCTCCAAGGAAGCCGAGCAGAAGCAAAGACACAAGGGTTAATGAACGCCAACGCCGAACTTTGGAATGGTAGAATTGCTATGTTAGGTCTTGTTGCCTTGGCTGTAACTGAGATCGTTAAAGGTGGAGCGCTTGTTTGA
- the LOC110794890 gene encoding uncharacterized protein, giving the protein MVDKFSWAIKSLTGEHRQCGRLEVNPIVTTKWLVGKLLPEIEANLDIPVLTLKKMTQQKYRIQVKPRMFYKVKALAKEVINGSFSESYALLPRYAEMIKDTNPGSYALITWHSDPGDVQPKFKACFFSFGAQVRGFLKGCRPMIGIDGAHLSGFFKGILLSALGIDGNNEIFLLAYGVVDTESQESWNYFMRNLRVLFEREGCSRDDWTFISDRMRGVDLAVHENFPMATRRCCAQHLYMNCKNGCWSGELFHKLFWIAANAYNPFVYNKAIEKITEFDPNATKYLDTSIREWSMERIGVRFDKAANMEPNHLTDYAKHEIELRSAESRFCYSTACGGGEFEVKDGNVKFPVNLHNRTCGCGVWQGSGMPCKHGLRVIYNQRLDPVDFVSTYFKGAAYKQAYAEHMHPMADPTQWPGSTLPTIKPPGIKRGAGRPQKQRRRGAMEARKRKRHTSVKCSKCKEMGHNARTCKSGAGTSKAPPKQRATTNKRKTTSDGASTSKAAPKGKKSKQA; this is encoded by the exons ATGGTGGATAAGTTTAGTTGGGCAATCAAATCCTTGACTGGGGAGCACAGACAGTGTGGTAGGCTTGAGGTTAACCCCATAGTGACCACCAAATGGTTGGTGGGGAAGTTGTTGCCAGAGATTGAGGCAAACTTAGATATCCCTGTCTTAACATTGAAGAAGATGACTCAACAGAAGTATAGGATACAAGTAAAACCAAGGATGTTCTACAAGGTTAAAGCATTGGCTAAGGAGGTTATTAATGGGAGTTTTAGTGAGTCCTATGCATTGCTACCTAGGTATGCAGAGATGATAAAGGATACTAACCCTGGGAGTTATGCACTGATCACATGGCATAGTGATCCTGGGGATGTGCAACCAAAGTTCAAGGCTTGCTTTTTTTCCTTTGGTGCACAAGTAAGGGGATTTCTTAAGGGGTGTAGGCCAATGATAGGAATTGATGGAGCTCACCTCAGTGGGTTTTTCAAGGGGATTCTTCTGTCAGCCTTGGGGATTGATGGCAACAATGAGATCTTCTTGTTGGCTTATGGGGTTGTTGACACTGAAAGTCAAGAGAGCTGGAACTATTTTATGAGGAACCTCAGGGTACTGTTTGAGAGAGAAGGCTGCAGCAGGGATGACTGGACATTCATCAGTGACAGAATGAGG GGGGTGGATTTAGCTGTTCATGAAAACTTCCCAATGGCCACTAGAAGGTGTTGTGCTCAGCATCTATACATGAATTGCAAGAATGGATGTTGGAGTGGAGAACTTTTCCACAAGCTCTTCTGGATAGCTGCAAATGCCTACAACCCCTTTGTTTACAACAAGGCAATAGAGAAGATCACTGAATTTGATCCAAATGCAACAAAGTACCTGGACACAT CCATAAGGGAGTGGTCCATGGAGAGAATTGGGGTCAGGTTTGATAAAGCAGCAAACATGGAGCCTAACCACTTAACAGACTATGCCAAACATGAAATAGAGTTGAGAAGTGCAGAATCCAGATTCTGTTACTCTACTGCATGTGGTGGTGGGGAGTTTGAGGTGAAGGATGGCAATGTGAAGTTCCCAGTCAATCTACACAACAGAACCTGTGGGTGTGGAGTATGGCAAGGGTCAGGTATGCCCTGCAAACATGGCTTGAGGGTCATCTACAACCAGAGACTTGACCCTGTGGACTttgtttccacttatttcaaggGTGCTGCTTATAAACAGGCATATGCAGAGCATATGCACCCAATGGCTGACCCTACTCAGTGGCCTGGATCCACACTGCCCACCATTAAACCACCTGGGATCAAGAGGGGTGCTGGAAGACCTCAAAAACAGAGAAGGAGGGGTGCCATGGAAGCTAGAAAGAGGAAGAGGCACACTTCAGTTAAGTGTAGCAAATGCAAGGAAATGGGCCACAATGCAAGGACCTGCAAGTCTGGTGCAGGCACTTCCAAGGCACCACCAAAACAGAGAGCTACAACAAATAAGAGGAAAACAACCTCTGATGGTGCAAGCACTTCCAAGGCAGCACCAAAGGGCAAGAAATCCAAGCAAGCCTGA